A section of the Gloeobacter violaceus PCC 7421 genome encodes:
- the glgB gene encoding 1,4-alpha-glucan branching protein GlgB: MNPTVELRDIEALVTNLHADPFAILGPHRAEDGGAWVVRTYQPGASRVVLLGESGELAMENRRHPDLFECAVPTAPGAYRLRVEDAWGERLIEDAYRFRGSLLSDLDGHLFAEGNHHRIYEKLGAHPAVFEGVAGVYFAVWAPSARNVSVLGDFNRWDGRFHQMRRVERSTGIWELFIPELGEGTVYKFEIKNGFGHIYEKSDPYAFQQELRPKSGSVVADLDRYSWNDGEWLKRRALSNPLKQPLAIYEVHLGSWMRVPEEGDRFLSYTELADKLIPYVKDLGFTHIELLPILEHPFDGSWGYQVLGYYAPTSRFGNPTEFMAFVDRCHQSGIGVILDWVPAHFPKDGHGLALFDGTHLYEHADSRQGEHKEWGTLVFNYGRNEVRNFLIANALFWFERYHIDGIRVDAVAAMLYLDYSRHDGEWVANRYGGRENLEAIGFLRQLNELIFLYYPGALSIAEESTAWPLVTRPPYLGGLGFNLKWHMGWMHDTLAYFRTDPLFRRYRHNDITFSITYTFYENFVLALSHDEVVHMKGSIIGKMPGDGWQKFANLRALFTFMYGHPGKKTLFMGMEFAHGREWNAYQSLDWHLLDYPQHRQMQQFVRALNRLYTGQPALYEEDCNPAGFFWVDCHDVLNSVFTFVRRGKDPSEQLLFVCNFTPTYHPHYRVGVLETGFWQEIFNSDSGIYGGSNKGNLGGLWSENWAIHGQPYSLGLQLPPLGCLVFKRRKEQD, translated from the coding sequence ATGAATCCAACTGTGGAGCTGCGGGATATCGAAGCGCTGGTGACCAATTTGCACGCCGATCCCTTTGCCATTCTCGGTCCGCACCGAGCAGAGGACGGTGGGGCCTGGGTGGTGCGGACTTACCAGCCGGGTGCTTCCCGGGTGGTTCTGCTCGGCGAATCCGGCGAGCTTGCTATGGAGAATCGTCGGCACCCGGATCTGTTCGAGTGCGCCGTGCCCACGGCTCCAGGGGCCTACCGGCTGCGGGTGGAAGACGCTTGGGGCGAGCGTTTGATCGAGGACGCCTATCGGTTTCGCGGCTCGCTCTTGAGCGATCTCGACGGCCACCTGTTTGCCGAGGGCAACCATCACCGCATCTACGAGAAATTGGGTGCCCACCCGGCCGTCTTCGAGGGGGTGGCGGGGGTCTATTTTGCGGTGTGGGCGCCCAGTGCCCGCAATGTGAGTGTGCTGGGCGACTTCAATCGCTGGGACGGCCGCTTCCACCAGATGCGCAGAGTCGAGCGTTCCACCGGCATCTGGGAGCTATTCATACCTGAACTGGGCGAGGGGACGGTCTACAAATTCGAGATCAAAAACGGCTTCGGCCATATTTATGAAAAGTCCGACCCCTACGCTTTCCAGCAGGAATTGCGCCCCAAGAGCGGTTCGGTGGTAGCCGATCTCGACCGCTACAGCTGGAACGACGGTGAATGGCTCAAGCGGCGCGCACTCTCCAACCCGCTCAAGCAGCCACTTGCCATTTACGAGGTGCACCTGGGCTCCTGGATGCGGGTGCCCGAGGAAGGCGACCGCTTCTTGAGCTACACAGAACTGGCGGACAAGCTTATTCCTTACGTCAAGGATCTGGGCTTTACCCACATCGAACTGCTGCCGATCCTGGAGCACCCCTTCGACGGCAGTTGGGGCTATCAGGTGCTGGGCTACTACGCCCCCACTTCGCGCTTCGGAAACCCGACGGAGTTCATGGCCTTTGTCGATCGCTGCCACCAGTCAGGGATCGGCGTCATCCTCGACTGGGTACCGGCCCACTTTCCTAAAGACGGCCACGGCCTCGCCCTTTTCGACGGCACCCATCTGTATGAGCACGCCGACTCGCGCCAGGGCGAACACAAAGAGTGGGGCACCCTCGTGTTCAACTACGGGCGCAACGAGGTGCGCAACTTCTTGATTGCCAACGCCCTATTTTGGTTCGAGCGCTACCACATCGACGGCATCCGGGTGGACGCGGTAGCGGCGATGCTCTATCTCGATTACTCGCGCCACGACGGCGAGTGGGTGGCCAACCGCTACGGCGGGCGCGAGAACCTCGAAGCGATCGGTTTTTTGCGCCAGCTCAATGAACTGATTTTTCTTTACTATCCCGGGGCACTCTCGATCGCCGAGGAGTCCACCGCCTGGCCCCTGGTCACGCGACCCCCCTATCTCGGGGGCCTGGGCTTCAACCTCAAGTGGCACATGGGCTGGATGCACGATACCCTCGCCTACTTCCGGACCGATCCGCTCTTTCGCCGCTACCGGCACAACGACATCACCTTCTCGATTACTTACACGTTCTACGAGAACTTTGTGCTGGCCCTTTCCCACGACGAAGTCGTGCACATGAAAGGCTCGATCATCGGCAAGATGCCGGGGGACGGCTGGCAAAAATTCGCCAATTTGCGGGCGCTCTTCACTTTTATGTACGGGCATCCGGGCAAGAAGACGCTGTTTATGGGCATGGAATTTGCCCACGGCCGCGAGTGGAACGCCTACCAATCGCTCGACTGGCACCTGCTCGACTACCCGCAGCACCGGCAGATGCAGCAGTTCGTGCGCGCTCTCAACCGGCTTTACACCGGCCAGCCCGCCCTGTACGAAGAAGATTGCAACCCGGCGGGCTTTTTCTGGGTCGACTGCCACGACGTGCTCAACAGCGTCTTCACCTTCGTGCGCCGCGGCAAAGACCCGAGCGAACAACTGCTGTTCGTCTGCAACTTTACCCCGACCTATCACCCTCACTACCGGGTGGGTGTACTGGAGACGGGTTTCTGGCAGGAAATTTTCAACAGCGACTCGGGTATCTACGGGGGCAGCAACAAAGGCAACCTCGGCGGCCTGTGGAGCGAGAACTGGGCCATCCACGGCCAGCCTTATTCGCTGGGTCTGCAACTGCCTCCTCTGGGCTGCCTGGTCTTCAAGCGGCGCAAGGAACAGGACTAA
- a CDS encoding N-acyl-D-amino-acid deacylase family protein, giving the protein MSGLEKIVGIGTLLLLVGAVPVWAEDVLITNALIYDGGGGAPFAGSVRVEAGRIAAVAPALSARPGERTRNLGGLALAPGFVDMHSHADGAIFENPTADAAIRQGIATVFVGQDGESNYPLAAFFARLDKQPAALNVASMVGHATLRREAMKPNALRASAPAELVRMGALVEQEMAAGAFGLSTGLEYPDSFSATTEEVVALATVAARSGGFYISHMRDEGNAVFEALAELVEIGSRAKLPVQASHIKLATTPVWHQAALRVPPVIESARLQGVDLKADVYPYTFWQSTLRVIVPDRDYFNAAKVEKAIADNGGPTHLRIVRYEPDAALAGKTLDEIARIWKVTPGAAFMRIVRETEPVGDRRPEEGVIGTSVSEDDLRWFIAAPWTMFCTDGELNGAHPRGAGSFARILGKYVREEKVLPLAAAIYKMTALPASRLKLTDRGRIAPGFHADLVVFDPARVADRATIEAPAAPPVGIEAVMVNGEWVVDGGQVTGKRPGRVLRRPGS; this is encoded by the coding sequence TTGAGCGGATTGGAAAAAATTGTCGGTATCGGCACACTGTTGCTGTTGGTGGGAGCAGTTCCGGTCTGGGCGGAGGACGTGCTCATTACCAATGCCCTTATCTATGACGGCGGCGGTGGGGCGCCCTTTGCAGGCAGTGTCAGGGTCGAAGCGGGTCGGATCGCGGCGGTGGCCCCGGCGCTATCGGCCAGGCCGGGTGAGCGGACACGGAACCTGGGCGGTTTGGCCCTTGCTCCCGGATTTGTCGACATGCACAGCCACGCCGACGGTGCCATCTTCGAGAACCCCACCGCCGACGCGGCCATCCGTCAGGGCATCGCGACCGTCTTTGTCGGCCAGGACGGTGAGTCGAACTATCCGCTCGCCGCCTTTTTTGCCCGCCTGGACAAGCAGCCCGCCGCCCTCAACGTGGCGAGTATGGTCGGACATGCCACTTTGCGCCGCGAGGCGATGAAGCCCAATGCGCTGCGGGCCTCCGCACCGGCGGAACTGGTGCGTATGGGCGCCCTCGTGGAGCAGGAAATGGCCGCCGGGGCCTTTGGGCTCTCGACCGGTCTGGAGTACCCGGACAGCTTTTCGGCCACCACCGAGGAGGTAGTGGCACTGGCCACGGTGGCGGCGCGCTCGGGAGGCTTTTATATCAGCCACATGCGCGACGAGGGCAACGCGGTCTTCGAAGCCCTGGCCGAGCTTGTCGAAATCGGCTCGCGCGCCAAGCTGCCGGTGCAGGCCAGCCATATCAAGCTCGCCACCACCCCCGTCTGGCACCAGGCCGCCCTACGGGTGCCGCCGGTGATCGAATCGGCCCGCCTTCAAGGCGTCGATCTCAAAGCAGACGTCTATCCCTATACGTTCTGGCAGTCGACGCTGCGGGTGATCGTGCCCGATCGCGATTACTTCAACGCCGCCAAAGTCGAAAAGGCGATCGCTGACAACGGCGGACCCACGCACCTGCGCATCGTCCGCTACGAACCGGATGCGGCCCTTGCGGGCAAGACCCTCGATGAAATTGCCCGGATCTGGAAGGTAACGCCTGGTGCAGCGTTCATGCGTATCGTGCGCGAGACGGAGCCCGTAGGCGACCGCCGGCCCGAGGAAGGAGTAATCGGCACTTCGGTGAGCGAGGACGATCTGCGCTGGTTCATCGCCGCTCCCTGGACAATGTTCTGTACCGACGGGGAACTCAACGGCGCCCACCCGCGCGGGGCCGGTTCCTTCGCGCGCATCCTCGGAAAATACGTGCGCGAGGAAAAAGTGCTGCCCCTGGCTGCGGCCATCTACAAAATGACGGCTCTGCCGGCAAGCCGGCTGAAACTCACCGACCGGGGCCGGATCGCCCCGGGTTTTCACGCGGATCTGGTGGTCTTCGACCCGGCGCGCGTCGCCGATCGGGCCACCATCGAGGCACCCGCAGCCCCCCCGGTAGGCATCGAAGCGGTGATGGTCAATGGCGAATGGGTCGTCGATGGAGGCCAAGTCACGGGCAAGCGGCCGGGGAGGGTGCTGCGGCGGCCGGGAAGCTGA
- a CDS encoding S41 family peptidase → MAQRLRRVLPLLVWLGVLWGPGVPTILARQAAAEAPIKSRLADSPKALVDEVWQTVGREFYDPAFNRIDWLQVRSELLGREYASKDDAYRAVRTALKKLGDPYTRFLTPREYQNLLEQTSGESIGVGMNLGTVEGSGVPVIVRIFPDGPAARAGLQVKDQIVAVDRQSVAGLSLDTVSRRVRGEKGAVLTLTLRRGSGKLLTVTLTRAAIELPAIKARLKQEGGFKLGYIQLQQFNAKAGREVRAALDVLGGEGARGWILDLRNNPGGRVDAATEVTSLLLAEGAIVSVVDRTGERETIRATGRARTDLPLVVMVDRGSASASEIVAGALQDHRRATLVGMPTFGKGVIQQINGLSDGSGLNVTIARYRTPSGREIHKKGISPDVLVSIPEGVRQKLTASGQWGSEADEQYRRAAAVLTEQLQKTIGLEVPDG, encoded by the coding sequence ATGGCGCAGCGGCTTCGCCGGGTGCTACCGCTTTTGGTCTGGCTCGGGGTGCTTTGGGGGCCGGGTGTGCCGACCATCCTTGCCCGACAGGCTGCCGCTGAGGCACCCATTAAGTCGCGCCTGGCGGATTCGCCCAAGGCTCTGGTAGACGAAGTTTGGCAGACGGTCGGGCGCGAATTTTATGACCCGGCCTTCAACCGAATCGACTGGCTGCAGGTGCGCAGCGAACTGCTCGGCCGCGAGTACGCCTCCAAAGACGATGCCTATCGGGCCGTCCGCACGGCGCTCAAAAAGCTCGGTGATCCCTACACCCGCTTTTTGACCCCCCGCGAGTATCAAAACCTGCTGGAGCAGACCAGCGGCGAGTCGATCGGGGTGGGGATGAACCTGGGCACGGTCGAAGGCAGCGGGGTGCCGGTGATCGTCCGGATTTTTCCGGACGGCCCCGCGGCCCGGGCAGGACTCCAAGTCAAAGACCAGATCGTTGCGGTTGATCGCCAGTCGGTGGCGGGGTTGAGCCTCGACACGGTCAGCCGGCGCGTCCGCGGCGAGAAGGGCGCCGTGCTCACCCTGACGCTGCGGCGCGGGAGCGGCAAGCTGCTCACCGTCACCCTGACGCGCGCCGCCATCGAATTGCCGGCGATCAAGGCCCGGCTGAAGCAAGAGGGCGGTTTCAAGCTGGGCTACATCCAGTTGCAGCAATTCAACGCCAAGGCCGGTCGGGAAGTGCGCGCCGCCCTCGACGTCCTCGGGGGCGAGGGTGCCCGGGGATGGATTTTGGATCTGCGCAACAACCCCGGTGGCCGGGTGGATGCCGCCACCGAGGTGACCAGTCTGCTGCTGGCCGAAGGCGCAATCGTCTCGGTGGTCGATCGCACCGGTGAGCGCGAGACGATCCGCGCCACCGGCCGTGCCCGCACCGACCTGCCGCTGGTGGTCATGGTGGACCGCGGCTCCGCCTCCGCCAGCGAAATCGTCGCCGGTGCGCTGCAAGATCACCGCCGCGCCACCCTGGTGGGCATGCCGACGTTTGGCAAAGGGGTCATCCAGCAGATCAACGGCCTATCGGACGGCTCGGGTCTCAACGTCACCATCGCCCGCTACCGGACCCCCTCCGGCCGGGAAATCCATAAAAAAGGGATCTCCCCGGATGTCCTGGTGAGCATCCCGGAGGGAGTGCGCCAGAAGCTCACCGCCTCCGGGCAGTGGGGCAGCGAGGCCGACGAGCAGTACCGCCGGGCGGCAGCGGTGCTCACCGAACAGCTGCAAAAGACCATCGGCCTCGAGGTGCCGGACGGCTGA
- a CDS encoding alpha/beta fold hydrolase, translating into MGFVEALGNLALFIFVAIDVGAIYQAVASIADRRKWPPPGRLVDVGGHRLHLLEVGTGGPTVILEAGGGAWSLEWCRVQAEVAKFTRTVSYDRAGYGWSDAGLKNPTSRQVSEELHALLEKAEIAGPYILVGRSLGGLHMRMFAHLYPQEVAGVVLVDASHEDENRRILPQLRAAGERNLNRLGWLRLLAPIGLIRFAGWWEILPKLGTIEKLPAQRQDAARAGIFRSLYCSTLYSEYRHFDESADQVRAAGSLRDLPLAVLTAANHLDPADYRQDFPIEASRRIWLELQAELAALSSDSHQSVLPDCGNYVSLERPEAVVAAIRSVYLKARKRVGR; encoded by the coding sequence ATGGGGTTTGTCGAAGCGCTGGGCAATCTGGCCCTGTTCATTTTTGTGGCGATCGATGTTGGGGCTATCTACCAGGCCGTCGCTTCGATCGCCGATCGCCGCAAATGGCCGCCGCCGGGTCGGCTTGTGGACGTGGGAGGCCACCGGCTGCATTTGCTCGAGGTGGGAACGGGCGGGCCGACGGTGATCCTGGAGGCGGGCGGTGGGGCCTGGTCGCTGGAGTGGTGCCGGGTACAGGCGGAGGTGGCCAAATTCACCCGCACCGTCAGTTACGACCGAGCCGGTTACGGCTGGAGCGATGCGGGTCTCAAAAATCCGACCAGCCGCCAGGTAAGCGAGGAGTTGCACGCCCTGCTTGAAAAGGCGGAGATCGCCGGACCCTATATCCTGGTGGGCCGCTCTCTAGGCGGACTGCACATGCGCATGTTCGCCCATCTGTATCCACAGGAGGTGGCCGGGGTCGTGCTGGTGGATGCCAGCCACGAGGACGAAAATCGCCGCATCCTGCCGCAGTTGCGCGCCGCGGGTGAGCGCAATTTAAACCGGCTGGGCTGGTTGCGGCTGCTCGCCCCGATCGGGCTCATCCGTTTCGCCGGGTGGTGGGAAATTCTCCCCAAGCTGGGGACGATCGAAAAGCTGCCCGCACAGCGCCAGGATGCCGCCCGGGCCGGGATTTTCCGCTCGCTCTACTGCAGCACCCTCTACAGTGAGTACCGGCATTTCGACGAGAGCGCCGATCAGGTCCGGGCGGCGGGCTCCCTGAGGGATCTGCCTCTCGCGGTGCTCACTGCCGCCAATCACCTCGATCCGGCCGACTACCGCCAAGATTTTCCGATCGAAGCGAGCCGGCGCATCTGGTTGGAGTTGCAGGCGGAACTGGCCGCCCTCTCCAGCGATAGCCACCAGAGCGTTCTGCCCGACTGCGGCAACTACGTTTCGCTGGAGCGGCCCGAGGCGGTCGTGGCGGCGATTCGCTCGGTCTATCTCAAAGCGCGCAAACGGGTCGGGCGATAA
- a CDS encoding phosphoribosyltransferase, translated as MSHRPFFNRRDAGRQLAAHLWDYREVPGLLVLGLARGGVPVAYEVAAALGADLDVLVVRKLGVPGQDELALGAIAPGGVRVLNEPIVRSCGVSEAQIAAVVAVEERELQRREVLYRGERPRTPVCRRSVLLIDDGLATGATMHAAVEWVRTQQPVRLIAAVPVAAPSALIALQPLVDELVCPLAPGNFTSVGLWYADFSQTSDSEVQQLLATAVRHPSDSPGTPR; from the coding sequence ATGAGCCACCGGCCTTTTTTCAACCGCCGCGACGCGGGCCGGCAACTGGCGGCACACCTGTGGGACTACCGCGAAGTGCCTGGCCTGCTCGTACTTGGGCTGGCCCGCGGCGGCGTACCGGTCGCCTACGAGGTGGCCGCCGCCCTGGGGGCCGACCTCGATGTGCTTGTTGTGCGCAAACTCGGCGTGCCGGGCCAGGATGAACTGGCCTTGGGGGCGATCGCTCCTGGCGGAGTGCGGGTGCTCAACGAGCCGATCGTCCGCTCCTGCGGTGTAAGCGAAGCGCAAATCGCCGCGGTGGTCGCAGTTGAGGAGCGCGAACTGCAAAGGCGCGAGGTGCTCTACCGCGGCGAGCGCCCTCGCACTCCTGTCTGCCGTCGGTCGGTGCTCCTCATCGATGACGGTTTGGCCACGGGTGCCACGATGCACGCCGCCGTCGAGTGGGTGCGCACCCAACAACCCGTCCGGTTGATCGCCGCGGTACCCGTGGCCGCTCCCTCTGCCTTGATTGCCCTACAACCTCTGGTCGACGAACTGGTCTGCCCCCTTGCACCGGGAAACTTTACTTCGGTCGGACTCTGGTACGCAGATTTTTCACAGACCTCCGACAGCGAAGTGCAGCAACTGCTCGCCACCGCCGTTCGACATCCCTCGGACTCCCCGGGAACGCCCCGGTGA
- a CDS encoding DUF2808 domain-containing protein codes for MKLSLALSACALVLLSAAPLSAIVANGETFFSVVPKLTRAMTTNVSASYNTATYTFDVAVPSDSGEPLGGLIVGIPRRVRVPDPGQIRVLSGGTSVPLQVESLSGQRLRLNLQKPVSPGQAVTIELSTMRNPRGGGTYLFEINAQPAGTNPFTYFLGFGRLEFFAGGSGSS; via the coding sequence ATGAAACTGTCTTTGGCCTTGAGTGCGTGTGCCCTAGTGCTGTTGTCTGCCGCTCCGTTGAGCGCCATCGTCGCCAACGGGGAAACTTTCTTCAGCGTCGTGCCCAAGCTCACCCGCGCCATGACGACCAACGTCAGCGCCTCGTACAACACCGCGACCTACACCTTCGACGTCGCTGTCCCCTCCGACAGCGGCGAACCCCTCGGCGGCCTGATCGTGGGCATTCCCCGGCGCGTGCGCGTTCCTGACCCCGGCCAGATCCGGGTGTTGAGCGGGGGCACTTCGGTACCGCTGCAAGTCGAGAGCCTAAGCGGGCAGCGCCTGCGGTTGAACCTGCAAAAGCCGGTCAGCCCGGGCCAGGCGGTTACTATCGAACTTTCGACGATGCGCAACCCCCGCGGCGGCGGCACGTACTTGTTTGAAATCAACGCCCAACCCGCCGGCACCAACCCGTTTACCTACTTTCTCGGCTTCGGCCGGTTGGAGTTCTTTGCCGGCGGTAGCGGCAGCAGCTAG
- a CDS encoding DUF6152 family protein, protein MTRRTVVTLAALAALAGAPGALAHHGWSNYNNAETLDISGKVQSVRYESPHVTIQLQSTDKVWLAVLAPPARMESRGLPKTALQPGMGVRVEGYAHRSEPNELRAERIVLGEKTVELR, encoded by the coding sequence ATGACCAGGCGAACGGTTGTGACATTGGCGGCCCTGGCGGCCCTGGCCGGAGCGCCCGGCGCCCTGGCCCACCACGGCTGGAGCAACTACAACAATGCCGAGACGCTCGATATCAGCGGCAAGGTGCAATCGGTGCGCTACGAATCGCCCCACGTGACCATCCAACTGCAGAGCACCGACAAAGTCTGGCTCGCCGTCCTTGCTCCGCCCGCCCGCATGGAAAGCCGGGGACTGCCGAAGACGGCTCTGCAGCCGGGCATGGGCGTGCGCGTCGAAGGCTACGCGCACCGCAGCGAACCGAACGAACTGCGCGCCGAGCGGATTGTCCTGGGCGAGAAAACCGTCGAGCTACGCTGA
- a CDS encoding TerB family tellurite resistance protein, which produces MTASSFQIALLKVLVAVGWADGVLTDAERRLIGRWMGEFYVSEQQRNYLQYYLEQPTTRRQAEDFSKGLIEAAHSGREREEALTKLQQLAGADEHLDEAERLFLERVRELFESTGDLGLFANRLRGFFSARPFSGRSSDALLAALEAELVKLWRERDYPGDPYVAAFKAGEAPTPEQRALLFVSALAGCTWGELKREMPDPLPCIRRCLRLDEAQTRFVAQTLVDPYVRSLDRSRLVRGVENYAERPLALGLVDILFCLAAADGLISDAETETIRGVALGLKVTHRLFIGSKLRFSGEQSG; this is translated from the coding sequence ATGACTGCGTCCAGCTTTCAGATTGCCCTGCTCAAAGTGTTGGTTGCCGTCGGTTGGGCGGACGGTGTGTTGACCGACGCCGAGCGCCGGCTGATCGGCCGGTGGATGGGTGAATTTTATGTCAGCGAGCAGCAGCGCAATTATTTGCAGTACTACCTGGAGCAGCCCACCACCCGCCGGCAAGCGGAGGATTTCAGCAAGGGGCTCATCGAGGCGGCCCACAGTGGGCGCGAGCGCGAGGAAGCGCTTACCAAGCTTCAGCAACTCGCCGGTGCCGACGAGCACCTTGACGAGGCGGAGCGGTTGTTTCTGGAACGCGTGCGGGAGCTTTTCGAGAGCACCGGCGATCTGGGTTTATTTGCCAACCGTCTGCGCGGCTTTTTCTCGGCGCGGCCCTTCAGCGGCCGTTCGAGCGACGCGCTTCTGGCTGCGCTGGAGGCGGAACTGGTGAAACTTTGGCGCGAGCGCGACTACCCGGGCGACCCCTACGTCGCCGCCTTCAAAGCCGGCGAAGCGCCCACCCCCGAGCAGCGGGCGCTTTTGTTTGTCAGTGCTCTGGCCGGGTGTACCTGGGGGGAACTCAAACGCGAGATGCCCGACCCGCTCCCGTGCATCCGCCGCTGCCTGCGGCTCGACGAGGCGCAGACGCGCTTTGTCGCCCAGACGCTGGTGGACCCTTACGTGCGAAGCCTCGATCGCTCGCGGCTGGTGCGCGGGGTCGAAAATTACGCCGAGCGCCCGCTGGCGCTGGGATTGGTGGACATACTTTTTTGCCTGGCGGCGGCCGACGGGCTCATCAGCGACGCCGAGACAGAAACCATCCGGGGGGTGGCCCTCGGGCTCAAGGTCACCCACCGCCTGTTCATCGGCAGCAAATTGCGCTTCAGCGGCGAGCAATCTGGATAG
- a CDS encoding alkaline phosphatase D family protein, translating into MAKLFSRRTFLALSTTLSASAVLMGSWRGTATVAAEAPSYGAQVGDVTPTRAVVWARGQSDGRLVVDYSTSPRFERVQTRRGPLVNAATDYTGSLDLAGLQPGTEYYYQVRFVPTGKPVLPPARPRATGRFRTAPRAENAAPLRFVWVADMCGQGWGRNPELEIATVDGRTVKGGYVIFDVIRPLKPDFAIFCGDMVYSDNACPPTQEIPAVVGGGTWINDPPKDFVAVSLEEFRENWKYNLGDEKFRAFLAQTPIYVQWDDHEVTNNWYPGEVLTAEPYNGIGADALAERSRQAFFEYNPIRGERIYRAYGWGKLMEMFLLDERSFRGGNDRNTQPELLAMLGPEQLQWLKERLKASRSTWKVIATHDPLSIVTGGEGDYDAWSQNNSQVLGREQELADLLKFIKDEDIRNVVWITADVHFPAAIHYDPARAVYQDFNPFWEFVIGPIHAGAFGPSSDFPLDGSFGPRYEFNIFPAEANLPPPNNQYFGAIDIDARGALTARIYKITGEVVYEKTLSPV; encoded by the coding sequence ATGGCAAAACTATTTTCAAGACGAACCTTTTTGGCCCTCAGCACCACCTTGAGCGCATCGGCCGTACTGATGGGCTCCTGGCGCGGCACCGCTACGGTGGCGGCGGAAGCGCCCTCCTATGGCGCCCAGGTGGGCGATGTCACCCCGACGCGCGCGGTGGTCTGGGCGCGCGGCCAGAGCGATGGGCGTCTGGTGGTCGATTATTCAACCTCGCCGCGCTTCGAGCGGGTACAGACCCGCCGCGGCCCGCTGGTGAATGCTGCCACCGACTATACCGGCAGCCTCGATCTGGCGGGATTGCAGCCCGGGACCGAGTACTACTATCAGGTGCGCTTCGTGCCGACGGGCAAACCGGTCCTGCCGCCTGCCCGGCCGCGGGCCACGGGTCGCTTCCGGACTGCGCCGCGCGCCGAGAATGCCGCTCCTTTGCGCTTTGTCTGGGTGGCCGATATGTGTGGCCAGGGCTGGGGCCGCAACCCTGAGCTGGAGATTGCGACTGTGGACGGTCGCACGGTCAAAGGCGGCTACGTGATCTTCGATGTGATTCGTCCCCTCAAGCCCGACTTTGCCATCTTCTGCGGCGACATGGTCTACTCCGACAACGCTTGCCCGCCCACCCAGGAGATCCCCGCCGTCGTCGGGGGCGGCACCTGGATCAACGACCCACCCAAGGACTTTGTGGCGGTCAGCCTCGAGGAGTTCCGCGAGAACTGGAAGTACAACCTGGGCGATGAGAAGTTTCGGGCCTTTTTGGCCCAGACACCCATCTACGTGCAGTGGGACGACCACGAAGTCACCAACAACTGGTATCCGGGCGAGGTGCTCACCGCCGAGCCGTACAACGGCATCGGCGCGGATGCGTTGGCAGAGCGTTCGCGCCAGGCGTTCTTCGAGTACAACCCGATCCGGGGCGAGCGCATCTACCGCGCCTACGGCTGGGGCAAGCTGATGGAGATGTTCTTGCTCGACGAACGCTCCTTCCGGGGCGGCAACGACAGGAACACCCAGCCGGAGTTGCTGGCAATGTTGGGTCCTGAGCAATTGCAGTGGCTCAAGGAGCGCCTGAAAGCCTCGCGCTCTACCTGGAAGGTGATCGCCACCCACGACCCGCTGTCGATCGTCACCGGCGGCGAGGGCGACTACGACGCCTGGTCGCAAAACAACAGCCAAGTGCTCGGCCGCGAACAGGAACTGGCCGACTTGCTCAAGTTCATCAAAGACGAGGACATCCGCAACGTCGTGTGGATCACCGCCGATGTGCACTTTCCAGCCGCCATCCACTACGATCCCGCCCGGGCGGTCTACCAAGACTTCAATCCCTTCTGGGAATTTGTGATCGGTCCCATCCACGCCGGGGCCTTCGGTCCTTCCAGCGACTTTCCCCTCGATGGGAGCTTCGGCCCGCGCTACGAGTTCAATATCTTTCCGGCGGAGGCCAACCTGCCGCCCCCGAACAACCAGTACTTCGGCGCCATCGATATCGACGCGCGCGGCGCCTTGACCGCCCGTATCTACAAGATCACCGGCGAGGTGGTCTACGAGAAGACGCTCAGTCCCGTGTAA
- a CDS encoding DUF6887 family protein, whose translation MQPTLPQLVKTYILACNLTRFYRTIDLVRLDRRTRFVVILAGEEYRDRSVPRRFLELLAMDKPDFQNMPLNEFKRYILDHRADDEAFHTYMERSRKERTWSRVYRDGEEEQFMADLMRSLEQRQGNEGV comes from the coding sequence ATGCAACCCACCCTGCCACAACTGGTTAAGACATACATCCTCGCCTGCAACCTCACCCGGTTTTACCGCACCATCGACCTGGTTAGATTGGACAGGCGGACCCGATTTGTGGTCATCCTCGCGGGCGAAGAATATCGAGATCGAAGTGTACCCCGACGGTTCCTGGAGCTTCTAGCCATGGATAAACCCGACTTCCAGAATATGCCGCTCAATGAGTTCAAACGCTACATCCTTGACCATCGCGCTGACGACGAAGCTTTTCACACCTACATGGAACGTTCCCGCAAAGAGCGGACCTGGAGCCGGGTGTACCGTGACGGTGAAGAGGAGCAGTTTATGGCAGATCTCATGCGCAGCCTTGAGCAACGGCAAGGCAACGAAGGCGTTTGA